One segment of Bacteroidia bacterium DNA contains the following:
- a CDS encoding N-acetyltransferase, producing MADYYIHKLSEVQSTNIGTNTNIWQFVVILPDAKIGNNCNICAHTFIENDVVIGNNVTVKCGVYVWDGITIEDNVQLGPNVTFTNDKYPRAKQSFELKRTIVRKNASIGAGAVLLCGIEIGANSMIGAGAVVTKDIPPFTLWVGNPAKHVGYVTKGGKSLSLKLEDKEGNKYILIDGEPTI from the coding sequence ATGGCTGATTACTACATTCACAAATTATCGGAGGTTCAATCAACAAACATTGGAACTAATACAAATATTTGGCAATTCGTGGTCATACTTCCAGATGCTAAGATTGGTAATAATTGTAATATTTGTGCCCATACATTTATAGAGAATGATGTGGTTATTGGGAATAATGTAACAGTAAAATGCGGTGTTTATGTTTGGGACGGTATTACTATTGAAGACAATGTTCAACTTGGACCTAATGTAACATTTACAAATGATAAATATCCTAGAGCAAAACAATCATTTGAACTTAAAAGAACAATTGTGAGAAAAAATGCTTCTATTGGAGCTGGAGCTGTTTTATTATGTGGCATTGAAATTGGTGCAAATTCCATGATTGGTGCAGGAGCAGTGGTTACCAAAGATATACCTCCATTTACTCTTTGGGTAGGCAATCCTGCAAAACATGTTGGATACGTTACAAAAGGAGGTAAATCTCTTTCTTTAAAATTAGAGGATAAAGAAGGTAATAAATATATATTAATTGATGGAGAACCAACAATATGA
- a CDS encoding NAD-dependent epimerase/dehydratase family protein, with the protein MRIVVIGSDSFIAKRYIDFVHDKIDSIIGISRVGSSVKNELFIPDFSTIPESVFQGADVIINFSAIVHRPDIKDESIYDDVNYRLTILNAQKAKRAGVGLFIQMSTIAVYGGSQYIDEHTICCPNTPYGSSKLKADIELLSMLDDVFKVAIVRPPMVYGAIDAPGNMLRLIKLVRLKLPLPFGNANCTRDFIHIKNLTQYLGQITINQLSGVFILSDHQPVSTNQLIRIIAKYLDRKVLLINMPRFLQFFFRFLFKTEYNKLFGGQSVFTNFPKEDDITRYSVEDGIREMVL; encoded by the coding sequence ATGCGTATTGTTGTAATTGGCTCTGATAGTTTTATAGCAAAAAGATATATCGATTTTGTTCATGATAAAATCGATTCAATTATTGGAATCTCACGAGTGGGCTCCTCTGTCAAGAATGAATTGTTTATTCCTGATTTTAGTACTATTCCTGAGTCTGTATTCCAAGGTGCTGATGTTATAATAAATTTTTCTGCCATCGTTCATCGACCAGATATAAAGGATGAGTCAATATACGATGATGTTAATTATCGCTTAACCATTTTAAACGCTCAGAAGGCGAAAAGAGCTGGAGTAGGATTATTTATACAAATGAGCACCATCGCCGTTTATGGTGGTTCTCAATACATCGATGAGCATACAATTTGCTGTCCTAATACTCCTTATGGCTCCTCAAAACTGAAAGCGGATATTGAATTGTTAAGCATGTTGGATGATGTATTTAAAGTTGCTATTGTTCGCCCTCCTATGGTTTATGGTGCAATAGATGCCCCAGGGAACATGCTTAGATTAATTAAACTAGTAAGGTTGAAACTTCCATTGCCATTCGGAAATGCGAATTGTACAAGGGATTTTATCCATATTAAAAATCTCACCCAATATCTCGGTCAAATTACAATTAATCAACTGAGTGGGGTTTTTATTCTATCTGACCATCAGCCTGTTTCAACAAATCAACTCATTCGCATTATCGCAAAGTACCTTGATCGAAAGGTCTTGCTTATTAACATGCCGCGATTTTTACAATTTTTTTTCCGATTTTTATTCAAAACTGAGTATAATAAATTGTTCGGAGGTCAATCCGTTTTTACTAATTTTCCCAAAGAGGATGACATAACCCGATACTCTGTTGAGGATGGTATTAGGGAGATGGTGCTATAA
- a CDS encoding DUF2334 domain-containing protein, translating into MYLKIGDSTVLNIGLSNPDLDDMKFDWTAEFGRIKGSGNSVKYYAPDSVVSDIIAVTITGPDSAKRASIAKINVFNQLVILKADDMVFDENTIVPQRWVSFIDYIKSKGIKASIGVIGNSLEAGNNKYFKYLKSIAASGNFELWNHGYNHIYDGKYPNGESYKEFYNTPYSYQYKHMSLTDSLAIKKLGIIFHTFGAPGNGIDSVTVRAINNQKNIKVWLFGLPGSTKFTMQRFVEIEFPTSDPVYSKFIKNYSSEKPCLVLQIHPNSWDADKFSEFKKIIDYLLSKKVTFINPYDYYLLMNPEK; encoded by the coding sequence ATGTATCTGAAAATAGGAGATTCAACAGTTTTAAATATTGGGTTATCGAATCCAGACCTTGACGATATGAAGTTTGACTGGACTGCGGAGTTTGGAAGGATTAAGGGTAGTGGTAATTCTGTTAAATATTATGCACCTGATTCAGTAGTCTCAGATATTATAGCGGTAACTATTACAGGTCCTGATAGTGCTAAAAGAGCTTCTATTGCCAAGATAAACGTTTTCAATCAGCTGGTAATTTTAAAAGCAGATGATATGGTTTTTGATGAAAATACTATCGTCCCTCAAAGATGGGTTTCATTTATAGATTACATTAAAAGCAAAGGAATTAAAGCAAGTATTGGCGTTATCGGAAATTCGCTTGAAGCAGGTAACAATAAATACTTTAAATACCTTAAATCTATTGCTGCATCAGGGAATTTTGAACTTTGGAATCATGGTTATAATCATATTTATGATGGGAAATACCCAAATGGCGAATCATATAAAGAATTTTATAATACACCATATTCCTATCAGTATAAACATATGTCACTTACTGATAGTCTGGCTATCAAAAAACTAGGCATTATATTTCACACTTTTGGTGCACCAGGTAATGGTATTGATTCAGTCACCGTTAGAGCAATTAATAACCAGAAAAATATAAAGGTTTGGTTATTTGGATTGCCAGGAAGTACAAAATTTACCATGCAACGATTTGTTGAAATCGAATTCCCAACTTCTGATCCAGTTTATTCCAAATTTATAAAAAATTATTCTTCTGAAAAACCATGTTTAGTTCTTCAGATTCATCCAAATAGTTGGGACGCTGACAAGTTTAGTGAATTTAAAAAGATAATTGATTATCTTCTTTCTAAGAAAGTCACATTTATTAATCCTTATGATTATTATCTTTTAATGAATCCTGAAAAATAA
- a CDS encoding glycosyltransferase family 4 protein, whose amino-acid sequence MMFNGVVILLSVVFSLLLTYVVRIWSINRAIIDIPNERSSHTNPTPRGGGIAIAITWFIVITVMRFFNKLDCSLYFALLLGLPISIIGLVDDIVTVSARSRLIIQILSAVGAVLLLGGIKDIDGWSLSVYQTIILSAIAIVGIVWFTNLFNFLDGIDGYISTEIIFIGIASFLLFGATLPLMLAAVTAGFLVWNWQPAKIFMGDVGSTLLGFTIGVFAIYYQSKGDSSIVVWLMLTSLFWFDATFTLYRRWRNRETLSKAHKKHAYQRIVQSGFSHQKTVFYSILINLFILILVWLAIQYSAFSLLFFAVNIIFLYYIMKLVDKRFSFPK is encoded by the coding sequence ATGATGTTTAATGGTGTTGTTATTTTATTATCTGTAGTTTTTTCCTTGCTATTAACCTATGTGGTTAGAATATGGTCAATTAATCGGGCTATTATCGATATCCCTAACGAGCGAAGTTCTCATACTAATCCCACTCCAAGGGGAGGAGGGATTGCTATTGCGATTACATGGTTTATAGTTATTACCGTCATGAGGTTTTTCAATAAACTTGATTGCAGTTTATACTTTGCTCTGCTTTTGGGTTTACCCATTTCGATTATTGGTTTAGTTGATGATATTGTTACAGTTTCGGCAAGATCACGATTAATAATACAAATTTTATCGGCAGTTGGTGCCGTTCTCCTTTTAGGAGGCATTAAGGACATTGATGGTTGGAGTTTATCGGTTTACCAAACAATTATTTTGAGTGCTATCGCCATTGTTGGGATAGTATGGTTTACCAATCTTTTCAACTTTTTGGACGGTATAGATGGATACATTAGTACCGAGATTATTTTTATTGGTATTGCTTCGTTTTTATTGTTTGGCGCTACACTTCCACTTATGCTAGCCGCTGTAACAGCAGGTTTCTTGGTCTGGAACTGGCAACCAGCAAAAATCTTCATGGGCGATGTGGGTAGCACTCTTCTTGGGTTTACTATTGGCGTTTTCGCCATTTACTATCAAAGTAAGGGTGATTCATCAATTGTAGTTTGGCTTATGCTCACCTCACTTTTTTGGTTCGATGCAACGTTTACCCTCTATCGTCGGTGGAGGAATAGGGAAACTCTTTCGAAAGCTCATAAAAAGCATGCATATCAGCGCATTGTACAATCGGGTTTTAGCCATCAAAAAACAGTATTTTATTCAATTTTAATTAATTTATTCATTTTGATTTTAGTTTGGTTAGCAATTCAGTATTCAGCTTTTTCTTTACTGTTTTTTGCTGTAAATATTATATTTCTTTACTATATCATGAAGTTGGTAGATAAACGATTCTCTTTTCCCAAATAA
- a CDS encoding DegT/DnrJ/EryC1/StrS family aminotransferase, which produces MIKFLDLQKINAQYKDELKRVVDEVIDSGWYLLGERCRSFENKLTEYTNAKHAIAVANGLDALRIILRAYIELGYMQEGDEIIVPANTYIASVLAITENRLIPVFVEPSLDSYNIDINNIENKISDRTRAIMIVHLYGRVCWSEKLTSIASKYNLKIIEDNAQAIGASFNGIKTGNLGDAAGFSFYPGKNLGALGDSGAVTTSDSKLADTIRAISNYGSNQKYINAYTGLNSRMDEIQAAFLTVKIKYIDKENDIRKAIAKHYIDNIKNDKIILPIYPNSPENHVWHLFVIRTINRDDLQKYLADHNIQTIIHYPIPPHKQNCYSNYNNINLPITEKIHNEVLSLPISPVMKESEVDRVIDIMNKW; this is translated from the coding sequence ATGATTAAGTTTTTGGATTTACAAAAAATTAATGCCCAATATAAGGATGAATTAAAGCGAGTGGTCGATGAGGTAATTGACAGTGGTTGGTATTTGTTAGGTGAGAGATGCAGGTCATTTGAAAATAAACTTACTGAATATACAAATGCTAAACATGCAATTGCTGTTGCAAATGGATTGGATGCACTTAGAATAATTTTGCGGGCTTATATTGAGTTAGGATACATGCAAGAAGGAGATGAAATAATTGTTCCAGCAAATACTTATATAGCATCAGTTCTTGCAATAACAGAGAATAGACTAATTCCGGTTTTTGTTGAACCTAGTTTAGATTCTTACAATATTGATATAAATAATATTGAGAATAAAATATCGGATAGAACACGTGCAATAATGATTGTCCATTTATATGGTAGAGTTTGTTGGAGTGAAAAGTTGACTTCAATTGCTTCAAAGTATAACCTTAAGATTATTGAAGATAATGCTCAAGCAATTGGTGCAAGTTTTAATGGTATCAAAACTGGGAACTTGGGCGATGCTGCTGGTTTTAGTTTTTATCCCGGTAAAAACCTTGGAGCCTTGGGAGATAGTGGAGCCGTTACAACATCCGATTCAAAATTAGCTGACACTATTAGAGCTATCTCAAATTATGGATCAAATCAAAAATATATAAATGCATATACAGGTTTAAATAGTAGAATGGATGAGATACAAGCGGCTTTCCTAACAGTAAAAATAAAGTATATTGATAAAGAAAATGATATCCGTAAAGCAATTGCAAAACACTATATCGATAATATTAAGAACGACAAAATAATTTTACCAATCTATCCTAATTCCCCTGAAAATCATGTTTGGCATTTATTTGTAATTAGAACTATTAATCGAGATGATTTACAAAAATATTTAGCTGATCATAATATTCAAACTATTATACATTACCCCATCCCACCACATAAACAGAATTGTTATTCAAATTATAATAATATTAATCTCCCAATTACTGAAAAAATACATAATGAAGTGCTATCTCTACCAATAAGCCCAGTAATGAAGGAGAGTGAAGTTGATAGGGTTATTGATATAATGAATAAGTGGTAA
- a CDS encoding glycosyltransferase family 4 protein — protein MKRIWLINQYAMPPQMEPRLRTIKFAQYLTLAGYDVTIFASSVMHNMNMNLIDDGSLYIERQYDNLKFVHINTKLYRKNGLGRIIGLLQFPFRLKRVVKNFPKPDIILHTATVPFSNPIHFIAKRLNAKHIVEVLDLWPETFVDLGMLRRSNPITWFLYRTERWLYERADELVFSMEGGKQYLREKGWTTQEGGNIDLSHVHYINNGVDLDDFNRFLQSYKLNDPDLIDPETKRVIYLGSIRRANHLKHLIDAAEKIKNLHDVRFLIYGDGDDRESLISYCKEHRIDNVIFKEKWIDPKYVPYVLSCANVNILNYLQGKFGRYGGSQSKMFQYMASGQPICCNLEMMFCPITKNNLGIAKDFSSSEEYAEAICKLVSMTAPERLEMQQRLKDASKSYDYKHLTSRLEELFK, from the coding sequence ATGAAACGAATCTGGCTCATAAATCAATATGCAATGCCTCCCCAAATGGAGCCACGGTTGCGGACAATAAAATTTGCCCAATATCTAACGCTAGCGGGGTACGATGTAACAATATTTGCATCAAGCGTAATGCATAATATGAATATGAACTTAATTGACGATGGAAGTCTATATATCGAGCGTCAATATGATAATTTGAAATTTGTTCATATTAACACAAAATTATATCGAAAAAATGGATTGGGTAGGATTATTGGACTACTGCAATTTCCGTTTCGCCTTAAACGCGTGGTTAAGAACTTTCCAAAACCCGATATTATATTGCATACAGCCACAGTTCCATTTAGCAACCCAATTCACTTTATTGCCAAACGCTTAAATGCCAAGCACATTGTTGAGGTTCTCGATCTATGGCCTGAGACATTTGTTGATTTGGGTATGTTGCGTCGTTCTAATCCTATAACATGGTTTTTATATCGAACAGAACGATGGTTATACGAGAGGGCTGATGAATTAGTCTTTTCAATGGAAGGTGGTAAACAATATTTAAGGGAGAAAGGATGGACCACTCAGGAGGGAGGAAACATAGATTTATCGCACGTACATTATATTAACAATGGTGTAGATCTAGACGATTTTAATAGATTTCTCCAAAGTTATAAACTAAATGATCCTGATCTTATTGATCCTGAGACGAAACGAGTTATTTATCTGGGCTCGATTCGACGAGCTAACCATCTTAAGCATTTAATAGATGCTGCAGAGAAAATTAAAAACCTTCATGATGTCAGGTTTTTAATCTATGGAGATGGGGACGATCGTGAGAGCCTTATCAGCTATTGTAAAGAACATCGCATCGATAATGTTATTTTTAAAGAAAAATGGATTGATCCAAAATATGTTCCCTATGTTCTATCTTGCGCCAATGTTAACATTCTTAATTATCTTCAGGGAAAGTTTGGGCGATACGGGGGAAGCCAAAGCAAAATGTTTCAATATATGGCCAGTGGACAGCCTATTTGTTGCAATCTCGAAATGATGTTTTGTCCCATTACAAAGAATAATTTGGGGATTGCTAAGGACTTTTCATCATCAGAAGAATATGCTGAAGCTATCTGTAAATTAGTTTCAATGACAGCTCCAGAAAGACTTGAAATGCAGCAACGATTAAAAGACGCTTCAAAGAGTTACGATTACAAACATTTGACTAGTCGCCTTGAAGAGTTGTTCAAATAA